A region from the Sphaerodactylus townsendi isolate TG3544 linkage group LG01, MPM_Stown_v2.3, whole genome shotgun sequence genome encodes:
- the GJE1 gene encoding putative gap junction epsilon-1 protein isoform X2, whose translation MQVGICSPDRIAIPQENFLQDMSLNYIKNFYEGCLRPPTVIGQFHTLFFGSVRMFFLGVLGFAVYGNEALHFSCEPDRREVNLLCYNQFRPITPQDHP comes from the exons ATGCAGGTGGGAATTTGTTCACCTGACCGCATTGCAATTCCACAGGAGAACTTCTTACAAGACATGTCTTTAAATTACATCAAGAACTTCTATGAAGGATGT CTTAGGCCTCCAACTGTGATTGGTCAATTCCACACCCTCTTCTTTGGCTCTGTGCGAATGTTCTTCCTTGGCGTTTTGGGCTTTGCAGTTTATGGAAACGAAGCCTTACACTTCAGTTGTGAACCAGACAGGAGGGAAGTGAATCTGTTGTGTTACAATCAATTCAGACCTATAACCCCACAG GATCATCCTTGA
- the GJE1 gene encoding putative gap junction epsilon-1 protein isoform X1, whose protein sequence is MQVGICSPDRIAIPQENFLQDMSLNYIKNFYEGCLRPPTVIGQFHTLFFGSVRMFFLGVLGFAVYGNEALHFSCEPDRREVNLLCYNQFRPITPQVFWALQLVTILVPGAIFHLYAACKSVAQEDILQRPAYTVFYILSVLLRIILEVVAFWLQSQLFGFQVNPLYRCDAAALDKKFNITRCMVPEHFEKTIFLIAMYTFTVITILLCIAEIFEILCRRLGFLNSQ, encoded by the exons ATGCAGGTGGGAATTTGTTCACCTGACCGCATTGCAATTCCACAGGAGAACTTCTTACAAGACATGTCTTTAAATTACATCAAGAACTTCTATGAAGGATGT CTTAGGCCTCCAACTGTGATTGGTCAATTCCACACCCTCTTCTTTGGCTCTGTGCGAATGTTCTTCCTTGGCGTTTTGGGCTTTGCAGTTTATGGAAACGAAGCCTTACACTTCAGTTGTGAACCAGACAGGAGGGAAGTGAATCTGTTGTGTTACAATCAATTCAGACCTATAACCCCACAG GTATTCTGGGCTCTACAGCTAGTGACCATACTGGTACCTGGAGCCATTTTCCATCTTTATGCTGCATGTAAAAGCGTCGCTCAGGAAGATATCCTCCAAAGGCCTGCCTACACCGTTTTTTATATTCTCTCTGTTCTGTTAAGGATCATCCTTGAAGTTGTGGCTTTTTGGCTTCAGAGTCAACTCTTTGGTTTCCAAGTGAACCCACTCTACAGATGTGATGCAGCAGCCCTTGATAAAAAGTTTAATATTACCAGATGCATGGTACCAGAACACTTTGAAAAGACTATCTTCCTTATTGCTATGTACACATTTACGGTGATTACAATTTTATTGTGTATTGCAGAGATTTTTGAGATCTTATGTAGAAGGCTGGGTTTCTTGAACAGCCAGTAA